The genomic region AGGTATTAACGTTAATTGCTTCAGCCCTATTAAAGAGATAGGTCTTTTTCACCAATTCCAAAATTGGATCGTTTAAAACAGCGTCTAGCTGTTGGTTATAATCTACTACTTTATAACAGGTCTTGTCAAAAATTGCACGGGTCAAAATAACTGTTGAACCTTGGGTATTATCGTCAATCTCATTCAACAAATCTGAATAATCTTGACTATTCAACGTACTCTGTGAAATATGTTGCACATATCTCGCTGCAATTTTCTGCAAGTAGTTGAATAATCCATTGATAATTGTTCCTTTAGCCACGAACAATCGTATTGCGTAGAATCCAGCTCTGCCGGCTCTATCATTCCCTTTTCGGATAAGTGAAATTACCTTTTGGGTTGCAGTATTTGTGATCGAGATATTCCAATCAAACTGATTAAGTTGAATTATTTCCTTTCTTTCATCATACAAAACACCGAGTCTTTCCAGCTCATGTTCGTTTAATCCATCAGTTTTATATTCAGTATCTAAACCATTTAAGGTTCGTTGTATTATTAGTTTTGACATATCGTTATTTATTTAAATAATTTATTCCAAAAGGCTCCACCATTAACGACAAAGCTATCTTCAAGTAAATCGTCGACAATGGTTTTCGAGTTCTTGCTATCAAAAGTCTTGAGTAGTTTATCCAAAACAACCTCCCCTATTGAAAATGGAATAGCTTTAATTTTAAATTTATTCTTATTGTTAACTCTCGCTTCTTTGGATGCCGAAAGTAGGGAGGCAAATTCTTGTTCAATGAACTCCAAAGCTAATTCCTTGTCCGGACGCTCATCAAAGGCATAGCGCTCATTCTTCAATACATCAAATTTGTTTACTACAAAATAAATGGCATCGGTCCGGTCTAATATTTTGTGATCTCGAAACATGGCCAAAATATTATTATAAGCTATACTTTGATCTAATTTTCCAAATAATTCTGTATTAGTGAATCGTTGTAACTGAGCTACAGAGTCAATGACGAAAACTAGAATCTTCTTATTGCGATTTTTAATATAATCGACAAAATCACGGATGTAATCTGTTTCGCTGTCCATGCCTTCTGAAAACATGCGTTGATAGTTCTCGCCAGGAACTTCCACAATATTAAAGGGATGTTTTTTTCCCGATTGATCTTTAAATGAAGTAGCGATATAATTATAAGTTCCCTGAGCGGTACCAACAGGTAAAACACCATAATCCAATTGTCGCTTCAACTGCTCCATATATGCGTTTCCGTTTTGATTATAAGTATCTGGCAAGAAGATACCCTGGTCATTTACGTACTTAAAAATACCTGACAACATGGTTGATTTTCCCGAGGCTGCCATTCCGACCATATAAACGTCAGTACGACCTTCCTCCATTACAGGCAAATCTTTGATACCATAAAACCGAGTAATCGCTTGGTTTGAGCCAAAGAATTTCAAAGAGAAAATAACTTTTGGATCTATCCCATTAATTTCTAGATCCTCATATGACAATTTATTTTCTTTTATTAATCTATCTAGTTTTTCTGCAGCAATTTCATTGTTTTTTATTTGTTCTATCACTGAACTAAGGTTAAATGCCTCTTCGCTTTTCGTATTCGCGGCCGACGTTAATGTTGGAATAGTGGGTATGCTCGGAATACTTGGAATTGTAGGAACAGTTGACATCCCTGGCGTATTAGGAATCGCAGGCATAGCAGGTATTCCCGGGATATTCGGTATTCCAGGGATTGCGACCGGCGTGGTATCAGAAGACGGATCGATGAAAATAGCGATCTCCTTAAGCTTCTCCTTTGCAAGTCCATGACTTTCGAGTTCAGCTAACGTAATACTACCTTCCGAAATTAGTTTATATAAGCCGTCAGAAGGAACGTTATTACAATTTTGTAAAATGATTTGTTTTTGATGTCTATCCATAATATGTTAAAGGCTTATTGATCCAGAACTCGTATTATTATCAGTCGTACTTTTGGAATACATCCTGATTTTATAGGTAAAGAATGGTATCAGAATAAATAAGTGCATAACGATCACAGCAATAGCAGGCAACAAATATTCTGGTCTAAACAGTTTCGCTAGACGTATAGGGTTGTTCAGCGGCAGGTCATCCATTGTCTTATTAAATTCTATGCCCTTCTTCTTAGCGGGCAATTCATTGATCTTTGCGTTTATATTTTTTTCAATCGCTTCTAAATGTTTAGATAAGTTGGCGTAGGATTGTGAAATATTCATTCGATCCCAAGCTAATATACTTTTAGCGTCAGCATCCAATTTATTGATGTACAAGCTGTCTATTTCCTTTTTATTCTCGCGGGCTTTGACTTTATAACCCTGGAGAATTGCGTTGGTACTCGCAGCAACATCTATTGAACGTGATGGACTATTTAATATAGATTCTGGAAGCTGATAAGGCGGATTGGATAACTCATTCCTTAGATTATTAGTCCTGGTATTTTTATAGCCTTGTAGTTTATTCTTGAACTTAGCTTCAAATGTTTGAAGTGCGTCGTTTGCTATCGTATCATAAGAATAAGAAGCAATAGTAACTTCGTCTAAAGCAGTCTTAGCCTCTTTTTGAATCACTCCTTTTACGTTCGTTTCTATATTATATAGATGCGTTATACAAACAAAGCTAAAAACACCAAAAAGAATGAACACTAGAAACAGCCACATACCTGAATCTTTATATCCTTTATTCGCCATCCGTTCCTTATTGCGCTTAAGCAATTGCAAAATGAAATAGTAGCAGATGACAACGAATAAACTAGCGACTAGGCTAATCAAAAAGTTTGCATCGCTTAAATACATCAATCCCAGAAAATTCCCTAAGAGGAGTATTAACAAAAAGATTGATGATACGATATCAACAAAAAGAAAGTTATCTTGCTTCATATCTTATATTATTTGGTTTTTTAAAATATTTAAATGATTGAATTGGACAGTGTTTTTCAAAAGGAGGTTGATAACTTCCTGATTATCTGCTTGTGGAAACTTTGATTTGAGTAAGCCTAAATACCCCGCAACCAAAGGTGCAGCCATACTAGTCCCCGTCATAAGTTCTTCTTGATTATCTGGCTTTGCTCCCATGAGACGGACTCCCGGCGCATAAATTGTTGTGTAACTACCATAATTTGAAAATGAAGCTTTACGATTAGCATCATCTATTGCACCGACTTTGATTGTCTTTGGCGATCGTTGAAAGGGATCAAATCCCGTCAAGATATTGCTGTTACCTGCTGCTAGAACACATATGGTCCTGTTTTTTTCCGCATAGGTAAACATCTCAGACCAAAATTGCTCCTCATCCTTTCCTTCATGCTGTATAAATTGATTTTGGAACGTTTCGGGTAGTTGCGAAAGGTCCGCCATAGACAATCCCAAAGAAATGTTAACAATGTCAGCCTGTTGCTTGATTGCGTATAAAATACCGCGGATAATGTAAGAAGATGCAATATATCCATTTGTGTCCTCAGCCTTTATTGGCATTAGCTTACATGAGGGGCAAACCCCCTCACTCTCGGTATTGTTATTTGCGGCACCTAGTGCAAGAGAAGCCACATGCGTACCATGATTTACAGCGGCATATCCGACGTTCGTAGAGAAATCAACGCTATTAAAAGGTTTGATTGCTTTGTGCTTCAAGCTTGGGTGTTCTAGGTCAAATCCATTATCAATAACTGCTATAACGATGTCATTACCTAAAGAATGACGCGCCTGATTGGGAATTTCGATTGCTGCAAACTGCCAATTAATAGCCGTGTTTTTTATCGTACTCGATGTGCTGAATAAATATTCATCCCAAACCAATAACGGGAGATTGGCAAGCTTCGCTTTTACCTCTTTTTTAAAGTGTTCTCTTTCAGGAGTCGGAACTTGAATTTGAACATAGTTTATAGTTGAATCCAAGAATTTAAATTTATATATCGACGTATCATATGCCGTCACAAAATCGTTAATTAGCGATTCTAATCGGGGTGAGGTATCTTTAACCGCAATATTTATTAAATTTGAAACAATCCTCCGCTTGCTCTCATCATCAACAATTACTTCATCGGGCTCTATGGGCAAACTCCTAAATTCAGGATCTAACTTAATCGAACCAACGCTAACATTAGATTGTCCAGTATCTGACGAAAAAACACCGCGATTAACATCATTATGTAAAATGACCCACCAAAAGAGGATTGACAGCACTAGTGCCAGTATTAAAAGCAGATAATAATAGACGGGATATTTATTATTCATAGTTCATGAATTAGATAGGACAATTCAGTAAATAGTCCCAAACGGTATGTTCTCCGGGTGCCGACATTTCAACGATACAGAAATCAGGCTTCCCAGCTTTTGCTTCATATTTCCATTCCAAATTTCCCTCACCACTGACCAGGCCATCTGTACTTGCTACATTCTCATTATCATATAGAATTCGTATTTGATCTGGAATATTTTGCATATCATATTGAACTTTAACCAATCCAGATTTACTTCCTAGAACATGTTTAGTTCGTGTCACTCCCTTGCCTCCGGAAGTTACTACAGCATCACAATTGATCACATTTGGATTATTAGCGTCCGAAGCATTTTGACATTCGCTCAATTGCCTTTTTAAAGAGGCTATCTCAGCATTAGCATTGGATTTCCACAAAATGGCATACAGCAAAAGCCCTAGTAGTAGAAAAAATAACAAATAAAATAACCACCAATTTTTATAAAAAAACCTATTCATGACTTTAGAACGAGTATTGGTTTAAGGATTTAATGAAGAAAACAAGTATAATGGCAAATAATAAAATCAATAACAACCACCAATATTTAGATGCAAAATCTTTCAAGAACTCAAGAAATCCTCTACGTTTTTTTTCTTCCTTGATAGGCTCCGCAATTACCGGCAGTTCTTCCTGTTCAGAAAAGTTGAATTCCTCGGAAACATTTATCCACTCCTCTTTAAGCTCAACGGGGATATTTTCCGAAAGTTCATTGTCATTATTAGGCTTTTCTTGCGTTGGTTTAAATGGTTCCTTCCAAGAAGAATCAATAAATTCCTTTTCTTGTTCCGGTTCATCCAACATCTGGCGGTTCGATAAATCAGGTCTTATAATATCATTATTTTCAAATTTCCATCCCCAAATTATTGAAATCGCGGTACCGTTCGTATATATCACGTTATCTGTTGGGTTAAAAACTTTGTGCAAAAGAGCAATCCAATCTCTAGTATTGTCATCATTTCGCACAGCCAATTCGCTTATCTTTTCTTGCATAAAATGATAAAACTCCCAATACATTTGATTTGCGAGAGCGGGATTACTTGTCAAATGATTAGCTTGTAATCCATCAACCGCGGAATACCAGTCAATTTGATAATTGTTCTTTATTGGTTTAGCGAGGATATGTCTATATTTCTTATCGACATTAAAAGTTAAGAAATTGACAATCTTATCATAATGAACGAACAAATAAGCATTCTCGTGTGACAGCGGTAGATAAGAATCTGTTGGCGTGCTGTGGAATAATTTCATGTACTATTTAAGTTGAAATGAAGAAAACTGGTGAATTAAACTAGATAATTCTTGATTTGCCTCTTCGTCATAATTAATCGATCCAGCATTGATGCCTAAAGAAATTCTAAAAAATTCTATCCATTTATTATATTTCTCTAAAGTAATCGAACGAATATCCAGACTGGTATTATCAAAAAGTTTAGCAATTGTAGGACTCGAAATATCCTTTATGTGTTGATAAAATGTCAGATGGCTTCGCATCCCTTCCGCTTCATTTTGCTCTTCATCGGAGAAGTAACTTAAATCGAAACCAAAGACTAAATCATTAATGATCAATGAAAATGTCTCAGAAAGAAAAACTTCATGACCATGATTTAATTGAATTTGAGACACCACATCATTTAAAATATTGATCAGCTTAGCGCTAATTTTTCTCTTGTCAAGAATTAATTTCAAGTGGTCAATTAAAAACTGAACATTTCCTTTCGTAAGACCTAGCTCGTAAAAAAAATTAAAGCGCTCAAGATTTAATATTTGTTCTAACCAGTAATCCAAGACAAGTCTAGTGTAATATTCAGCCTTTGTTTCTGTCTTTTGCGACACGAACAAATCTTCCAGTTTGATATTATTAGAATTCAAAAAATGAATAACAGCATCATCTGTTGGCAGCCATAGCTTCATTTTTAAAATTCTGATAACATCCTCTTTACTGCTTGCGCTTCCCAATTCTGCATATTGACTTCGAAAAATACTGGCTGCTGTCGATTGGGGATCCACCGCATCATTCTCTCTCACATTGGTCACCATATGATCATTAAGAAGATGATAGATTTTTAGAGAATCAATGGAAAGATGTTTCAAAAAAACGTTGAAAGCACTTAAATCCTTTGCTAAGACCTGATTAAAAGAAAATTGAAAACCACTTACCTGCACATTATTATTTGCCCGCAGGGCTGCAACATCATCACTTTGCACATATTTGGTCAATAAACCGCTTATCTCCTTAATAATAGTATCAAGCCTTTGTAAGTAATGATTGATTTTAGTCTTATTATTAGACACAAGAGATAGGTTATCAATTATTCGTTGCGACCCATCCTGATTTAAACTTGCAGAAGCTTCCCAAATAGCGAGCGGATCCTTGAAATGCTTTTTTACGAAGCCGAAGTCCGAAAAAGAATCTTTTAAAGAATTTAGAAACTCTTTCCGATCGGGGTTGACAGCTTTTTCCTCCCCGAATTCTTCAAAACCAGCAAAACTATCTTCCGAATATTTATAATCGCGTAAAAGGTAAAAATTATTGAAATTTACCGTATTGTAAGTCCAGTCTGTATGCCAATCTCGTGTTTGAGTAACTATTTCATTCTCGAAAAAACGTTCAAACCGAGTATGCCATTTATAGGCTAATTTATCCGGAGACAACTGAAATTCGAAATCATTTGTAGAGTCAAATTTCAATTGATTATTGAAAAATGTAAAGATTACGAATAAAGGTGGTACTTCACTTTGCTTTAGTGATTTACTGCGCTCTTGCACATCTTTTCCTATATTGTTGCCGATCCAGTCCGATAATAAAGTTGATATTTCATTTACTTCCAACTGTTTATCATTCGTACAGAATAAGAGATTATTAATATTAAAATCATCAGAATACTTATTAAATAAATAGGACACTTTCCCACGCAAAAGCATAGCGTCTATATTTTTTTCTGATATATCTTGTTGGTCTAACGCCATACGACTGCGAGCGCCAGGGAAATCTAATAAATCGGAATACTTTAAGAAAGCCTTGGTATCGGATAACTCTTTGGGAATTGTAAATACCAACTCCGCAATTATTGCTGTTAAAAATGAAATATTAATGTCTATAAGACTACCATCTTCTAACTTAAGTAATGTTCTTTTTTCACAAAATGATAACTCTTGCAAGCGTTTAACATCCAAAATCTCGCCGTGACCTCTAAGGACATTATCAAAAGCTAAATATCCTTTTGTTGCGAATTTTATATTCTCAAGCTGTTGAATAAGCGATTTGAATAATGTAGAAAGATGTTCGTCACGATTCCATAATACACTAAACAAGTCGTTCCATTCCGAAGGATGATAAGATGTGATAACATGGCCAATCCTCTCAAAAAATCTCAACTCGTATAGGCCTTCAAAAAGAATGGTATGCTTTGACAGGTGTTGTTGGAAATATTCTTTGATTTCCAATACATCAAATTCGGTTAGAAAACCCTGAACCGGTTCACCAGATCGTTCCTCTAATTTTTTCAGATGCTGCTCCAGCTCCTTCTTCCCGATAAACGCAGTTATACGTTTCAGATCTAAAAAAAATGAATCCAGTACGATGCTTAAAACATCCTTTGCGGAAAGTAATATTACTTTTATAGGGAATCCTTCAAATTTGATAGTTTGATCTATTGTAAAACGGGTCACAACACCGGTGCTTTCAGCTCCAGTTCCTGGAGGATTGATATCCTTTAAAAAGTCATAGTGATTCCGGCCATCTGAAATGAGAAAAGGTTGACCATGCTCACTGAGCAAGTTTTTAATAAGATATGATTTACCGACTTGGCTAGCTCCAAACACCGCCATAACAGGCTTACTATCAATACCTTTATTGATTTTACCAATAACATTTAAACTATTTTTCAAAGACAATAAGGTTGTTGAGCGGTCTTCAAATTGCAAGTTCTGTTCTACCCAAGCGATCATCTGTTGAATAATGCTTGTCTTTTCGGATATTGATGACTTAATAGCAATTAAATCATTCGCTGAATAATTTTTCATAATGGGTAACATACTTTATAAAACAAACTCACAGGTATCCAACCAATAGCCCAATTCCTGTTCTAAAGTTTGATAGCTAAGTAAAAAATACTTATTAGGTTTGCTATTACCCTCAACATCCTCTACCTGCAAAATCTTAATTTCTTCCTTACTATCCTCTATTTCCCGACCAATCCGGACTCGGATCGGCATTTGTTGAAGGATAGCATTTCTTTCCAAATTAGTTTGTTGTTGAATCCAACCCTCATCCCGCCCAGCGTGTTTTTGTCTGACGCTACGTTCAATCTCGAGTAAGTTTATCTCCAATTTATACAATGACGAATACGGGTAATTTTGAGCCAGATATTGCGTGTATCCCAAATGATAAGGCCATTGCTTCACTAAGAACTCGTGTTCATTCAGTAGTGGACTTAATATAGCCTCCTTCGTATTGAAGTTCTTCTTAACTATGTAATCTGCTGTAGAAATGAGCGATTGTTTTAATTGTTCGGTGTCTAACTTAAAGTCTTGAATCTTCTTCAATTTGCCCGCCATTAAAGCAATGATAGCTCCGACACTTACAATAGTCTTAGGGTCATTGATAACACCGGAGTTATCAGCAAAAGGATACCATTTACCAACCCAATAATTATTGAGGTTGACAACATTACTTTGCGAACAGGAAAGGTACTTTCTAAATAAATCCTCAAAACTTTTTAAGGAAGCTGGTTTACCGGATAATACAACATAATCACAATCATACTGATTTAACACAACCGAAATCTGTCGAATTAAGCTATCAAATACATCAGTTACGATAGCGTTGATTACCGATGGCGAAAAGCACCATTGAACATCTAAAAAACTAAAACCAAAATAGTTTTCGAAATATTGTTGAAGCTCTACATTTTTAAAATTTTCGCCTAATAGATCTTGAGTGCTAAAGCTTACATCTTCCTCTGTATTTGCGAGAGCTAAACATCGGTAGATAATGGGTAGAGCAACTTGATGAATAAAAGCTTTACGCATCATCTTCGCTAAATAACCAGTATTATTTGTGTTTTCACCAAAAAATCCATTGAGTCTATCTCTAATATTTGCAATTCCCATTGTTAGTCCATGGTTTTCTAATAATCCCATGAACTGACTTTTTAGATTACCATCAGCAGTTCCCTTAATGATAATTTTTTGAATCAATTCTTTTACCAAATCATCTCCAGCCATCTTAAAACTATCCCAGAACAAGGGTTGTGGTTTAAAGTTCTGAATGGTGTATTCTTCATTTAGTTCATACTCGTTAATCATCAAATCTGTAGTACCCGCACCGATATCTATCGATCCAATTCGTATTTTATCCTTGTTCTTGAACAAGAAATGTTCGATAACATAGCTGTTACCTCTAAGCTTTTTCGCCAGAAGACTATAGATAAAAACTAGTTGACTACAGGTAGCTTCATCGTAAATCCAATCTTTTCTATCTTCTAGTTGACTGATTTTTTTTGAGATGTCTTTAGTGGCTGGAATAATTTCGGGGGTATCAAACCAGTTCTGGAAGTTGTCGATATCGAAATAATATTTTTGATAATTTACCAATAACTGGCAGGCTTCTTCGGCAGCTTGTCGTAAAGCGATTTGCTCATGTTGAATCATCGCCGTAGGACAAGAAATAGTGATACGACGAATGCTTCTTGGAACAGTCATTTCCCCATGTTCCTCTCGGAATCCATAAGAATTGATTTGGACATGTGCATGTATCAATAGTTCCAAAAACACAAACTTCATCAATGATGATTTTGAAAAAAGTGACTTAGAACCAAAGAAACCATCATTTTTCAATAAGGTACCATCGCTATTCAGCTGTTCTGAAATCCCATTCAGGTAGACTTTTTTAACTTGTTTATCGTAGATCGTCGGATGAAACTCCCATTCCCTTTCAGCAATACGATCGTCCCATAAATAACGCTTTGGACTCGAATTAAAAGTTTTTAGTTCATAACCTAAATCCAAATTCACAATAGACTGGTTTATCAGTTGTTCCGCCTCATAGCCTATTCTAACCAAACTAGGAATGATGAACTTGTTATTGTGGTAAGAGTCCTTATTGATGTTTCCAAATTTTGATTCTGAAAAGACCACATGCATAGGAAACGATTGATCATATGAAACGTGGGGGTTTGAATAATCTTGGATAATGAGTTTTTTAACACTATCAAACTCAAAATTGTCATCATCTTTTGTTTCAAACAAAAGCGCACAGGTAGCAGAATTTCCTATATCTATGACCAAGTCTACTGTTTTCTTCCGAAAATCATCGGTAAACAATTGAAGCTCTGGAAAATTAGGATGTGATGCCAACCACTTGACTAATAATATATAGCTTGCTAAATATTCCTTTACTGGCTGCTCATAACGGCGTTCATCTTGCTCGCCGTAATAGGAGTCTGCCAAGTATTTATCAACCCAACTATCGTTGCTACTGCCCGCGTAAAAACTACGTGCAATATTTACCTCTTTTGAATGTAGCTTGAATATATTTTCATCGGGATTCAAACTTAACATGGGACTCGTTTTATCGCTTTCATTTCTTGCCAAAGTCGTATCGATGGCCAAAGCAATTTTCGAGACAGTATAGGAATCGTCACAGGTAATAAATGCACGAACCCAATCTGTAGGATACATCAAATCTTTATTGATAGAGTTGTCTTTGAAATAGGGAAGCGGTATCCACTTATTGGAAAAATTGCGCAAAGCCCTTTTCAAATTAGTCTCCTCATAAACATCATTTATAACTGCACAACTGTCTAAATCCACATCATCTTTCAGTCGATTATTTACAAGGAAATCTTTATCCAGCAACTCCTCAGTACGATAAAAACGCTCATCACCAGACTCAACAACCTTATAAAGGGGATCTAAAATAAAACTCAATGCATTATTATCGAAAGGTTGATGATAATACAGCTTATTTACTTTACCAAAAGACAAATCAATCTCGATCTCATATTTATAATATTGAATATGAGAATTTGCTATCAAAGAAATTCTTTTCATTTTTTAAAGGAAAATCAGGGATTAACGTTTTGGATTAGGACCGTACTGATTATAGTTAAAATCTCCTTCTGCAAACGCCATCCAAAGACCATAAAACGGAATAATTTGAAACCATCCTGAATTCCCCCGATCATGACAGCGTTTTGCAGCTTGTACAATTATAAACCAATAAGCCGGAATACTTAACAGAACCATGAACAGAGCCTCATCTCCACTTGCATGATCCTCAATCCCTCCCGTCATTGCGCCAACAACTATGACGTATATATAGAAAATAAACATAGAAAGCCAATATTCAGTTCGGCGAATGCGGCCCTTAATGCCAAACGGATTTGAAAACATTCCTTGTCTTGTAGTGACCAATTCAGTCGTCGATTCCTCCGAAGCGTCAGGTGCCGTATGGCTATCCTTATTCTTCACCGCTTCTTTTATTACATCTTCTTCCTTTACGTTAACTAAAGGAAGCGCGGGTAGAGATTCTACAGACGGTTCGGTGATCCTGGGTTCGAAAATTTCATCTAATTCGGATATATCTTTCGCAAATTGCCATGAAGAAAGACCTTCAAACCAGACAAGCGTATCAGGTGTAATTCCTTCTGCCTCCAATTGACTGTAAGAATAAGGTCCCATACGCTGAGAATCCTTTACGTAATAATATGTTTTCATAATATTGATGGTTGGTAAATCCGGTTGTTAAATAAAGAAACTATATAAATCCCTTATCTTTACAATAAGCAACCAGCTGTTCATTTTTGTTAAAAGCTAAAACTTCTCGCATCATGTTCAATCGCTTTTCAACACTACTCAATCCCGATGGCTTTATATTTCTTTGCTTGAGATGATTTGGA from Sphingobacterium sp. BN32 harbors:
- a CDS encoding virulence factor SrfB produces the protein MKRISLIANSHIQYYKYEIEIDLSFGKVNKLYYHQPFDNNALSFILDPLYKVVESGDERFYRTEELLDKDFLVNNRLKDDVDLDSCAVINDVYEETNLKRALRNFSNKWIPLPYFKDNSINKDLMYPTDWVRAFITCDDSYTVSKIALAIDTTLARNESDKTSPMLSLNPDENIFKLHSKEVNIARSFYAGSSNDSWVDKYLADSYYGEQDERRYEQPVKEYLASYILLVKWLASHPNFPELQLFTDDFRKKTVDLVIDIGNSATCALLFETKDDDNFEFDSVKKLIIQDYSNPHVSYDQSFPMHVVFSESKFGNINKDSYHNNKFIIPSLVRIGYEAEQLINQSIVNLDLGYELKTFNSSPKRYLWDDRIAEREWEFHPTIYDKQVKKVYLNGISEQLNSDGTLLKNDGFFGSKSLFSKSSLMKFVFLELLIHAHVQINSYGFREEHGEMTVPRSIRRITISCPTAMIQHEQIALRQAAEEACQLLVNYQKYYFDIDNFQNWFDTPEIIPATKDISKKISQLEDRKDWIYDEATCSQLVFIYSLLAKKLRGNSYVIEHFLFKNKDKIRIGSIDIGAGTTDLMINEYELNEEYTIQNFKPQPLFWDSFKMAGDDLVKELIQKIIIKGTADGNLKSQFMGLLENHGLTMGIANIRDRLNGFFGENTNNTGYLAKMMRKAFIHQVALPIIYRCLALANTEEDVSFSTQDLLGENFKNVELQQYFENYFGFSFLDVQWCFSPSVINAIVTDVFDSLIRQISVVLNQYDCDYVVLSGKPASLKSFEDLFRKYLSCSQSNVVNLNNYWVGKWYPFADNSGVINDPKTIVSVGAIIALMAGKLKKIQDFKLDTEQLKQSLISTADYIVKKNFNTKEAILSPLLNEHEFLVKQWPYHLGYTQYLAQNYPYSSLYKLEINLLEIERSVRQKHAGRDEGWIQQQTNLERNAILQQMPIRVRIGREIEDSKEEIKILQVEDVEGNSKPNKYFLLSYQTLEQELGYWLDTCEFVL
- a CDS encoding virulence factor SrfC family protein translates to MKNYSANDLIAIKSSISEKTSIIQQMIAWVEQNLQFEDRSTTLLSLKNSLNVIGKINKGIDSKPVMAVFGASQVGKSYLIKNLLSEHGQPFLISDGRNHYDFLKDINPPGTGAESTGVVTRFTIDQTIKFEGFPIKVILLSAKDVLSIVLDSFFLDLKRITAFIGKKELEQHLKKLEERSGEPVQGFLTEFDVLEIKEYFQQHLSKHTILFEGLYELRFFERIGHVITSYHPSEWNDLFSVLWNRDEHLSTLFKSLIQQLENIKFATKGYLAFDNVLRGHGEILDVKRLQELSFCEKRTLLKLEDGSLIDINISFLTAIIAELVFTIPKELSDTKAFLKYSDLLDFPGARSRMALDQQDISEKNIDAMLLRGKVSYLFNKYSDDFNINNLLFCTNDKQLEVNEISTLLSDWIGNNIGKDVQERSKSLKQSEVPPLFVIFTFFNNQLKFDSTNDFEFQLSPDKLAYKWHTRFERFFENEIVTQTRDWHTDWTYNTVNFNNFYLLRDYKYSEDSFAGFEEFGEEKAVNPDRKEFLNSLKDSFSDFGFVKKHFKDPLAIWEASASLNQDGSQRIIDNLSLVSNNKTKINHYLQRLDTIIKEISGLLTKYVQSDDVAALRANNNVQVSGFQFSFNQVLAKDLSAFNVFLKHLSIDSLKIYHLLNDHMVTNVRENDAVDPQSTAASIFRSQYAELGSASSKEDVIRILKMKLWLPTDDAVIHFLNSNNIKLEDLFVSQKTETKAEYYTRLVLDYWLEQILNLERFNFFYELGLTKGNVQFLIDHLKLILDKRKISAKLINILNDVVSQIQLNHGHEVFLSETFSLIINDLVFGFDLSYFSDEEQNEAEGMRSHLTFYQHIKDISSPTIAKLFDNTSLDIRSITLEKYNKWIEFFRISLGINAGSINYDEEANQELSSLIHQFSSFQLK
- a CDS encoding S8/S53 family peptidase, which gives rise to MNNKYPVYYYLLLILALVLSILFWWVILHNDVNRGVFSSDTGQSNVSVGSIKLDPEFRSLPIEPDEVIVDDESKRRIVSNLINIAVKDTSPRLESLINDFVTAYDTSIYKFKFLDSTINYVQIQVPTPEREHFKKEVKAKLANLPLLVWDEYLFSTSSTIKNTAINWQFAAIEIPNQARHSLGNDIVIAVIDNGFDLEHPSLKHKAIKPFNSVDFSTNVGYAAVNHGTHVASLALGAANNNTESEGVCPSCKLMPIKAEDTNGYIASSYIIRGILYAIKQQADIVNISLGLSMADLSQLPETFQNQFIQHEGKDEEQFWSEMFTYAEKNRTICVLAAGNSNILTGFDPFQRSPKTIKVGAIDDANRKASFSNYGSYTTIYAPGVRLMGAKPDNQEELMTGTSMAAPLVAGYLGLLKSKFPQADNQEVINLLLKNTVQFNHLNILKNQII
- a CDS encoding DUF805 domain-containing protein, whose translation is MKTYYYVKDSQRMGPYSYSQLEAEGITPDTLVWFEGLSSWQFAKDISELDEIFEPRITEPSVESLPALPLVNVKEEDVIKEAVKNKDSHTAPDASEESTTELVTTRQGMFSNPFGIKGRIRRTEYWLSMFIFYIYVIVVGAMTGGIEDHASGDEALFMVLLSIPAYWFIIVQAAKRCHDRGNSGWFQIIPFYGLWMAFAEGDFNYNQYGPNPKR